One genomic region from Sphingomonas paeninsulae encodes:
- a CDS encoding TraB/GumN family protein, whose amino-acid sequence MKRIVFVALAALALLSCRSNQTEAAPPVSGQRVQPALWKVSDADTTIYLFGTIHLLPKDLAWQSPKIDKAIRASDTLMLETVLDPDPAKTAAIMVQLGVSPNLPPLLDRVPANKRAALQKVVDKAGVPMAVLDKFKTWAAALTLASAGLRDLNASAEYGAEKVLTARFAAVHKPVAGLETPTQQLGYFDALPEAAQRTFLVSIADDDSNAEAEFNKMIAAWSAGDVKQIALTFDDELKLSPELSEALLRRRNANWAAWIQARMAKPGTVFMAVGAGHLAGPDSVEAMLAAKGIKAVRLQ is encoded by the coding sequence ATGAAGCGTATCGTATTTGTCGCGTTGGCGGCGCTCGCCCTCCTGTCCTGCAGGAGCAATCAGACCGAAGCCGCTCCCCCGGTTTCCGGCCAGCGCGTGCAACCGGCGCTGTGGAAAGTTTCCGATGCGGACACGACAATCTATTTGTTCGGCACCATCCACCTGCTGCCAAAGGATCTGGCCTGGCAGTCACCAAAGATCGACAAGGCGATCCGTGCTTCGGATACGCTGATGCTGGAAACAGTGCTGGACCCCGACCCCGCGAAGACGGCCGCTATCATGGTGCAACTGGGGGTTAGTCCGAATCTGCCACCGTTGCTCGATAGGGTGCCTGCAAACAAGCGGGCCGCCTTGCAGAAGGTCGTGGATAAAGCTGGCGTGCCGATGGCGGTGCTCGACAAATTCAAAACATGGGCGGCCGCGCTGACACTCGCCTCGGCAGGACTAAGGGATCTAAACGCCAGCGCGGAATATGGTGCGGAAAAAGTGCTGACTGCGCGGTTTGCGGCGGTTCACAAGCCAGTCGCGGGATTGGAAACACCGACGCAGCAGCTCGGTTATTTTGACGCCCTGCCGGAAGCGGCGCAGCGCACGTTTCTGGTGAGCATTGCCGACGATGATTCGAACGCGGAGGCAGAGTTCAACAAAATGATCGCGGCATGGAGCGCGGGCGATGTGAAACAGATTGCGTTGACGTTCGACGACGAACTGAAGCTATCGCCAGAATTGAGCGAAGCGTTATTGCGGCGTCGGAATGCGAATTGGGCGGCATGGATACAGGCGCGGATGGCGAAGCCGGGAACGGTGTTCATGGCAGTAGGCGCGGGGCATCTGGCTGGCCCCGATTCGGTCGAGGCGATGCTGGCGGCGAAGGGAATCAAGGCGGTTCGACTCCAATAA
- a CDS encoding 50S ribosomal protein L25/general stress protein Ctc, translated as MSDQLTLSAETRERAGKGASRALRREGRVPAVIYGNNEEPTVVHLEEKMLMKALHTGHFMNSVVMIQIGGASVRTLPKDVSFHPVTERPLHADFLRISEHAKVTVNVPVHFENEEASPGIKRGGVLNIVAHELELSCDAAEIPDQILIDLTGYEVGDTIHISAVTLPKGVTSTVHDDDFTIATIVAPSALKSSEGDEDEAAAEGETPAA; from the coding sequence ATGAGCGATCAGCTGACTCTGTCGGCCGAAACGCGCGAGCGGGCAGGCAAGGGAGCCTCCCGTGCTTTGCGTCGTGAAGGCCGCGTTCCTGCCGTAATCTATGGCAACAATGAAGAACCGACCGTCGTGCATCTTGAAGAAAAGATGCTGATGAAGGCGCTTCACACCGGACATTTCATGAATTCGGTCGTCATGATCCAGATCGGTGGTGCCAGCGTGCGCACCCTGCCCAAGGACGTGTCGTTCCACCCTGTGACTGAACGTCCGCTTCATGCAGATTTCCTGCGTATTTCGGAACATGCGAAGGTCACGGTCAACGTGCCTGTGCATTTCGAGAACGAAGAAGCATCCCCCGGCATCAAGCGTGGCGGCGTTCTGAACATCGTTGCGCACGAGCTTGAACTGTCGTGCGACGCGGCTGAAATCCCCGACCAGATCCTGATCGACCTCACCGGCTATGAAGTCGGCGATACGATCCACATTTCGGCTGTGACGCTCCCCAAGGGCGTAACATCGACGGTCCACGACGACGATTTCACGATCGCAACGATCGTTGCTCCGTCGGCGCTCAAGTCGAGCGAAGGCGACGAAGACGAAGCTGCTGCCGAGGGCGAAACCCCCGCAGCTTAA
- a CDS encoding glycine--tRNA ligase subunit alpha yields MAQPLSFQKLILKLHEYWGDRGCVILQPYDMEMGAGTFHTATTLRALGPDPWNAAFVQPCRRPTDGRYGENPNRLGAYYQYQVILKPSPSNLQELYLGSLAAIGIDPLKHDIRFVEDDWESPTLGAWGLGWEVWCDGMEVTQFTYFQQMGGFDCKPVSGELTYGLERLAMYVQNKDSIFDLDYNGAGVTYGDVFLENEREMSAYNFEAANTDNLFKSFTFAADEAKAMIERNLPIPAYEQAIKASHIFNTLQARGVISVAERAAYMGRVRELAKGACASWMEKNGWSA; encoded by the coding sequence GTGGCCCAACCTCTCAGCTTTCAAAAGCTGATCCTGAAGCTCCATGAATATTGGGGCGATCGTGGCTGCGTGATTCTGCAACCATATGATATGGAAATGGGCGCGGGGACGTTTCATACCGCGACCACCCTGCGTGCGCTCGGTCCCGATCCGTGGAACGCCGCATTCGTGCAGCCCTGCCGCCGTCCGACCGACGGACGCTATGGTGAAAACCCGAACCGGTTGGGCGCGTATTATCAGTATCAGGTGATCCTGAAGCCGAGTCCGTCCAATTTGCAGGAACTATACCTCGGCAGTCTGGCCGCAATCGGTATCGACCCGCTGAAGCACGACATTCGCTTTGTGGAGGACGACTGGGAGTCGCCGACGCTCGGTGCCTGGGGCCTTGGCTGGGAAGTCTGGTGTGATGGTATGGAAGTGACGCAGTTCACTTACTTTCAGCAGATGGGCGGCTTCGACTGTAAGCCGGTGTCGGGCGAGCTGACTTACGGGCTGGAGCGTCTGGCGATGTATGTCCAGAACAAGGATTCGATCTTCGACCTCGATTACAACGGGGCAGGGGTGACCTATGGCGACGTCTTCCTTGAGAACGAACGCGAGATGAGCGCCTATAATTTCGAGGCGGCGAACACAGACAATCTGTTCAAATCATTCACTTTCGCCGCAGACGAGGCGAAGGCGATGATCGAGCGCAACTTGCCGATCCCCGCCTATGAACAGGCGATCAAGGCCAGCCACATCTTCAATACTCTGCAAGCACGCGGGGTTATCTCGGTCGCCGAGCGTGCCGCCTATATGGGTCGCGTGCGTGAACTGGCGAAGGGTGCCTGCGCTAGCTGGATGGAAAAGAACGGATGGTCGGCATGA
- the glyS gene encoding glycine--tRNA ligase subunit beta, which produces MTPFLLELRSEEIPARMQIKAADDLARLFAEELAKSGLKAEAFETFVTPRRLTLIARGLPVETQSVSEERKGPRANAPEQALAGFLRSTGLTRDQLVERDGVFFAVIEKPGRPTAAVLAEAIPAIVRAFPWPKSMRWGAASLSTESLKWVRPLQGIVALFGETIVPFEIDGTTSGATTLGHRFHHSGPITIGSADDYAEKLRMCHVIVDHSERMTVIREGATAAATAAGLTLVPDEGLVAENAGLTEWPVPLLGRFDPEFLTVPREVIQLTMRTNQKYFACTNAEGVLANAFICTANIEASDGGAGIVAGNQKVLAARLSDAKFFWEQDLKVPLEEQAKKLSQIVFHEKLGTVADKVDRVAKLARWLVEEGIVPGQGDKTQLADLAETAAHLCKADLVTGMVGEFPELQGIMGGYYAAAQGHDPQVADAIRDHYKPVGQGDDVPTAPVTVAVSLADKLDSLSGFYAIGEKPTGSKDPFALRRAALGIVALIEKNGLSYSVSKILRVAGHPFAESNAGSSASFNQLLDFTIDRLKVQQREAGVRHDLIDAVFALGGEDNLVRLLARVKALQAFVITSEGANLLAGYKRASNILKKEVLDLSISIQSYTREPAEQSLIDALDAAEPLATAAIAREDFEAAMSALATLRAPIDAFFETVTVNDPAPEKRDARLKLLARVRDAVHRMADFSKIEG; this is translated from the coding sequence ATGACGCCTTTCCTCCTCGAACTTCGCTCCGAAGAAATCCCCGCGCGGATGCAGATCAAGGCGGCCGACGACCTTGCGCGCTTGTTTGCCGAAGAACTCGCCAAATCAGGTCTCAAAGCCGAAGCGTTTGAAACTTTCGTCACGCCGCGGCGCCTGACCCTAATCGCACGCGGCCTGCCGGTCGAGACGCAATCGGTGAGCGAAGAACGCAAAGGGCCGCGCGCCAACGCCCCTGAACAGGCGCTCGCCGGGTTCCTGCGTTCCACAGGCCTGACGCGGGACCAGTTGGTCGAACGCGACGGCGTGTTTTTCGCGGTGATCGAAAAGCCCGGTCGCCCAACCGCAGCCGTGCTTGCCGAAGCCATCCCCGCCATCGTCCGCGCCTTTCCCTGGCCGAAGTCGATGCGCTGGGGGGCGGCGTCGCTCAGTACTGAGTCGCTGAAATGGGTCCGTCCATTGCAGGGTATCGTCGCACTGTTCGGCGAAACTATCGTCCCGTTTGAAATTGACGGAACGACAAGCGGCGCGACTACGCTCGGCCATCGTTTCCACCACAGCGGCCCAATCACCATCGGCAGCGCCGACGATTACGCCGAAAAACTGCGGATGTGCCATGTCATCGTCGACCATAGCGAGCGCATGACCGTAATCCGCGAGGGCGCGACCGCCGCCGCGACTGCCGCCGGACTGACGCTGGTTCCCGACGAAGGACTGGTCGCCGAAAACGCCGGGCTGACCGAATGGCCGGTGCCCTTGCTCGGGCGTTTTGACCCCGAGTTTCTGACCGTCCCACGTGAAGTGATCCAGCTCACCATGCGGACCAACCAGAAGTATTTTGCTTGCACCAATGCGGAAGGGGTGTTGGCAAACGCGTTCATTTGCACGGCCAATATCGAAGCCAGCGACGGAGGGGCAGGGATCGTCGCCGGAAACCAGAAGGTGCTTGCCGCGCGATTGAGCGATGCGAAATTCTTCTGGGAACAAGATCTGAAGGTTCCGCTCGAGGAACAAGCCAAGAAACTGTCGCAGATCGTGTTTCATGAGAAGCTGGGCACGGTTGCCGACAAGGTTGACCGCGTAGCCAAGCTGGCGCGGTGGTTGGTCGAAGAGGGCATAGTTCCCGGTCAAGGCGACAAAACACAGCTTGCCGATCTGGCTGAAACCGCAGCGCACCTCTGCAAAGCCGACCTCGTTACCGGCATGGTCGGGGAGTTCCCCGAACTTCAGGGCATAATGGGCGGCTATTATGCAGCAGCACAGGGGCATGACCCGCAAGTCGCCGATGCGATTCGCGATCATTACAAGCCGGTCGGGCAGGGCGATGATGTGCCGACTGCTCCAGTGACGGTGGCGGTGAGTTTGGCAGATAAATTGGATAGTCTTTCCGGGTTTTACGCAATTGGTGAGAAGCCAACAGGGTCGAAAGATCCCTTCGCGCTTAGGCGAGCAGCGTTAGGGATTGTCGCGCTCATCGAAAAGAATGGCCTCAGCTATTCAGTTTCTAAAATCTTGAGGGTGGCTGGCCATCCGTTCGCAGAAAGCAATGCTGGATCGAGCGCATCGTTCAATCAATTGCTTGATTTCACTATCGACCGCCTAAAAGTCCAGCAGCGGGAAGCAGGTGTCCGCCATGACCTAATCGACGCAGTTTTTGCGCTAGGTGGCGAGGACAATCTCGTTCGCCTTCTCGCTCGCGTGAAGGCATTGCAGGCTTTTGTAATCACGTCAGAAGGCGCAAACCTCTTAGCCGGGTACAAACGCGCGTCAAATATTCTGAAAAAAGAAGTGCTAGACCTAAGTATTTCCATTCAATCCTACACTCGCGAACCCGCCGAACAGTCCCTCATCGACGCACTCGACGCCGCTGAACCCCTCGCCACCGCAGCCATCGCCCGTGAAGATTTTGAAGCTGCGATGTCCGCCTTGGCGACCCTGCGCGCACCGATCGATGCGTTCTTTGAAACCGTTACTGTTAACGACCCGGCTCCCGAAAAACGCGATGCGCGTTTGAAATTGCTTGCCCGCGTGCGTGACGCCGTTCACCGCATGGCCGATTTTTCGAAGATCGAAGGGTGA